The Coffea eugenioides isolate CCC68of unplaced genomic scaffold, Ceug_1.0 ScVebR1_168;HRSCAF=679, whole genome shotgun sequence region caatcacatctcatcctctacttatctcttaacacccgataaatttcacccagtatccggaacttaacctaattggtcgaatttttccgaacttttcgcccaagtgggtcccacatccggtatacactcttaatttctcacaaactaaccgatagtagaaaaatcatttaaaaactatatttactcataaaattgatctagaaaaattttctaataaagaaaatgcagaaaacgtgcaattaagaaaagtacgggtcctcacagataCCATATGTAtattctgtgacgccccgaaaaaaaaatgagtttgagaacccgaaaattttctaattttctagggtttatttttttaaacgcccgccttttctacattttcttgattagaaaattttccagatataGTTTATGACcaaaaatggtttttaaatgattttctagtatcggttagtttttgagaaataaagagcgtatatcggacgtgggacccacgagtgcgaaagttcggaaaaattcggccaataaggttacgtttcggatactgtgtaaaatttatcgggtgttaggagataagtagaggaggtgatttgattgatgtgagaggaaaaagaaaagataggagtgcattaatggaggtgacaagtgtcaccattgtattggaagtaacttaagatttactattcatttttgttgacattttgaccaattggttaaatatcctaaaatgaaccaaaattcattcatttcttaccttcttggtggccggccctcttgtgctaaaaaggaagagaaaactcttcaaaatcttggtaactacctagctcaaatcatccaaccaagtgcttgatcaagtttctactccataaactctatccctttggtgctagtgagtggtttagtgaagcttgtttgaagagctaaggtggccaacatctctacctctCTTGTTACTAGGTGAGTGTGTGTGAATTtactcttacacctaatgatctatccctttggtgctagtgagtggtttagtgaagcttgtttgaagagctaaggtggccaacatctctacctctcttgtactaggtgagtggtgtgtgaatttactcttacacctaatgatgttgaatttatgcctaatggtggctatagagttggaaattgtggtttattgcttgcttatggatgatatggtgaagtttttatttttttgaggaattttctggtttaatgtgatcttgatattgtggttgtttatgatggttggtaataaggggttatgactctagtggatgtaaatgattggcaattgcaatcaattttggatttggaagaatttctggaaaattagggttcttggttcttcattctgtccgaaattttaggtcatagatagaagccgaattgtccttggctcaaaacatgaaagttgtaggtattgatgtgtttgaggtgcctacaaaatttcaggtcatttggagtggtgtagagtgagatatgtcgattttactgttgctgttctgggtgatcagaatgtgcgaactgcgcttgtaattgtctgtttttactggaatttctttggatttagctgttggtgtcttctgataaaatgtagcttgatgttttagctatcatattcctttggaatcaatgcatttggacctgtgtagactgagttggacgaattacagcattgtgtgatttgggaacctgcaattacggttctgggttggttttctgcatttttgacttagttgtgctgggatttggactgagtgaccttctacattgttatagccctggttcttagcttcgaaatggtgggtcttacaccctaatccgataatcgtagtgcaagttgtgccattaccgcaaagtgacgtccaaaactgtttttctggtttgagctaaaccttcattttcggacttttccctagctggacttgtactagtactacttggagcttgctgaatggctattggatgaacttgttgttgtgtgtgtacctttgggactgatttgaggaagtaatgaagccatgatggctggaaaagttagtaaattcaggggaagtgctgtccgaactttgaaggaactcgtttgcattgagtttgtgatttaagacttgaatttgagcaaggcaatgatatttgatggatgatttctgagccatggaggtgagtgaccttaaactctcTCCAACGTTacctttgaaatgtttcttgcatcatttctttgattgcatatcctgtgtgccggcatataagttcttgacttgttttggctcaaatgagtacttggaattcgtgtgctggaccccAACGTTTCCTCCACTggttaatgttcctgtagagccaatgggctctttctcactgttcaatgttaaatgttcaatgttaaatgattgtttggagcgttggacgtctaagtaccatgatttcactggctcacgagagaaatgaaagtgcactgattactgaatcatgacattattgaaatgaacgattgtgaaactgatttgataactgattttattggttactcgctgagcttctagctcaccccaaaatattttattcccctccacagggctcaaggcgaaggagtggcttgtagtgtttaatcctggattatctcatgtatggattgaatttggatttccttttgtataatcgttcatattgggattgtattgaacgtttagaattgcttggatgtgtaatagtcaagatttggacttcctcctgtatactaattgtgatcaaggatcagagtggcgctgcggaagcgtggacgcttcgcttgtgatatgtaaatgttggaatatttgatttatattggagattttatcttgtattcatttgaggactgtagtgatcgactgagtcccggcgagagctgggcaggcggcccgttgacctctctggttcgccttaggggaaaatggggtcgtcacatattCTGGCTTGTAATGCAAGTTGACTTGTAAAAGACTcccatgtatatatataagtgtTTATTCATGTATCTCATGTATTTCAAGTGTATTTGGTTGATTGCACCGTTTAGTTTGGAAAACATGTGTTTTGACTTAGTAGTTctgacgagagttaggcaggcagtTCGCTCACCCTTGGGGTATGCCCTAGagaaaggtggggctgtcacaggatCATTCTATATATTGGGCTTGTTTCCTCCAGGGTGGGCAGAGGCTTTTCTAGAGAGGCTTGATCAATGTGGAGAAAAGGTACATAATTACCTCCAGGCAGAAGGCCCATTGAAGGATTTTAAtgatttttggacaaatttagTTGGTCTAACTTGGTAATTTAGCTCGAAATATTTGCTAATTCTAGGACATGATCTACTATATCTTTTTCTGATTTGTGACCCTTGTCAAAGTAAATTTATGCGATCTTTGTGGACTTCTGTGCTTTTGAAAATGACATAGTCCTTTGCCTATTGCACTGTTTCATCAAAGAGGTTATTTAACTTTTGGTATGCATAATTCCTGCAGAGATGTTGCTTGCTATGTCCTCCTTGATATACATTtttccaaaagaagaattaataGCTAAATTGTAGGATGAATATTGAAAATAAATTCTAATAAGTGATATTTGGCTCGAAAGATTTTGACATGctaatcttttgtatttgattagTTGTAATGTGAAATACTGCAAGTTGACCGTGCAACAGAGTCCTGAGCAACACATTAATTGCAATTGATGTAAGTTGGTGCATAAATATGAGCTGATAGTCAAATGGCTTCTTATCTCTGCTTTAGCAAGTTTGCCTAATTACTCATTTTTAATGGCCTTATGGTTCTCATCCTTTTTGCCCCTTTTTAACTTGTCCAACTATGGGATACAGAACACtattctattttaattttttcttttgcaatttTTAATGCCCCTTCTGATTATTGAGATTATTTTGCTCTTAAAGTAACTCCAACCAATCATTTTTCCTCTTATACTTTGTCAAGAAAGAAGTACAATCTTCTGTGTTGTCACATTTTTGTAGCTGATAATCAAACCTTTTGCATTCTAACTGATATATGTTTTGAATTGCTGCAGTGTGATCCGAAACTATTTCGAGAACTTGGTTAGCAATCCGgtcggaaatccggccagatcttggctggattgtgacgtggcacctcggcagccaactttgaccggctgtttttccttcattcttatcttgtttcttggctaagctatcttcatttttcttcttgcttggccggctgttttgagagagaaaacaagagagaaaaaacttcattttctacttcactttcttgtccaaatcttgagttttaactgCAATGTattccatacaagtgctcactaaggaggtttaaagctattggtggagttgttttggagaaAGAAGCACTAAGCTACCAATTTTCTTGAGGTTTGAATGTATCTTGATAAGAACTTCTTATCTACTTCATTTGATTGTAAATTGGTGGATTAGAGATGTTATATATGctattttgtggatgatttcgtgattttaagtagagtttgacacatttttgatttattggtgaattttctgattttatatgataattgttggttggtcatggaatgatagcttgatatggtgtcaaTGGCGCCtttgtgtgttagttgtggttgtttgcggaaaatttcagttttagggtttcaattttgggGATTTCTTATGGTTGCTTATTgagctcttaattggttaagatttaagggttttgtggccctaattaggtgtgttttatagtctatgatttgtatgtgaaaatgtggttgaattgagatggtattggtgttgtttatagGGTGGAAAGTCAAGGAATTacggggaagtgctgtccaatcttgagagcatttgattgctttgagtgaGTGGGctcttggtagaaatgaaaggcttggacttgaacaaggcaatgtctgtgatggatggttcctgagatgtggttggtgagtgattccaaaactgtttccaaagttactctTGAACAATTTCTTGCATTGTTTActcaattgcatatcatgtgtgcttgcatgtgagttcatgaaatgatttggctccaatgagttcttgaaAGTCTtgggcttagaaccaacgtctccaccactatttatttggagcaccgatGGCTCCCTATTACTATTTGATTGTTAATTGATCTGTTTGAGCGATGGAGTTCTAAGTACGAGAATTTCACTGGCTCATAAGACCAATAAACTTACATTTGATTATTGAGTCATGCcatcatctaaatgcattattgtgaaatgtacttgattattgattttacttgtcactcgctgagcttgtagctcaccccaaaaatattttttcccctccacagggctcgaggcaaaggaagcgcaTGTAATAAGTTATTAGAGTGTTTGAAGGGATATCTCATGtataatttgaattcgattTACTTGATGagtatttgatgtaatatttgaggactgtagtgagtcccagcgagagttgggtaggcggtccgccgaaccctttggttcgccttagggggaggcgGGGCTGtcaccatagttattaaaccagGCCCGGAAAAGAGACCGGCAAAggaggtgggtcaacgggttaTTGGTTCAATCGGTGGGTGAGTGGTTTGAACCAGTGgatcactaaatatatttaaatattatatcttataattttttatataggatatatgatataaattttaataaataatgtcATAACAAATGCTCATTTGATTTAATTTGCTATggaataattaattcatataagaatcatcaaaacataaatttaattagtgaTCCACCAAAtttcaagtgtaaaattttatctatgtttagtgtaattatctagGTTACTTAcaaattttaagtgcaaaaaattattaaaaacaatatttgtctttaaaataaattatgtaatatgttatttttgaaatctattttattatttatagaATTTGGGGGTCATAAGTTtgtattaaaagattccaaataaatttgttttggcgaaataaaaaagaataaagataaaattgataaaACGTTCATATAGTATAAGAATGATAACTAAGTAACATGTAGCGAAATAGCCTGGTGGTGAGCTTGTCATAAACCTTGCCTAAGGTCATGGTTCGAATTCACCAACAACTTTGTAAAATTTTTTCCTCAAAACCGGTTTCTTCACAAAACCGGCCGGGTTTCTGGTTGAACCACTGGGTCGTTGACTAGTCAACGGTTCCAATGCTTAACCGATCTAATTAGAGACTCGGCCCGGTCTACTGGTGGGTACACCGGGTTGACCGGTTAGACCGCTGGGCCGGGCCGAGTTTTATAACTatggctgtcacagttggtatcagagcttagacttcagatctctgtagtgagTCCCagcaagagctgggcaggcggtccgccgaaccctttggttcgccttagtgGAAGGTGGGACTATCACAGAAAAAGTATGGTAATTTGTACCATTTGAATACCTCAATGGATTGGGAGTGAAAGGGGATCCAGGAATGCTCTCAAATTACAAATGGTAGTGAGAGAAAAAGTCCTGCTATGGGAGAGGGTGAATTGAGGCCCCTCTCGCGAGTCAACTAGATGTTGGACTCGGTTAGCTACACACGTTCATTTACTGATTGAATCAATTGAAAACAAGACTGTCTTGATTTGGGTGTGTAGCTAGGCACCAAGGTATTTGGTGGAAAAAGTCAAATGGAGTTTTTTGGATGGTTTGCTGTGTTTGCTAAAATAAATATTcaccaaggtggagatttgttaggaaattggcttaatttctttagTCAAGATCCCTATTTGGTGTTGGAAGTAGCTAGTTTCCTATTTGgatttagttacttgaaatagttGTCAACGAAACTTCTATTTGGTTTAGGATTTAGATGCTATTTCCTATTCTATATAAGTCTAGGAATTAGTATTGGGTTCcaattgttattttattttttggccaagtaatgttctctataaataggtagaTTAGCATACTACAAAGACACACAAGAAAGGAGTGAGAGAGTTCTTAGTGGGTGAGAGGGTTATACAAGAGTTGGTGCTTGGGAATCAAGTTGCAATCTTCTGGTGTTTTTCCTCTCATAGTAAGAACAAGtttttctctccgtggacgtaggctTGGTGATTAAGCCGAACCACGTTAATTCTTGTGCATTGCTCATCATTCGTGCTAGATATTGttttctattaaattgttggtcttttccttttcaaatagTTGACCTAATACCCTAACAATTTCACCTCCTCAAATGTCTTGCATCTTAAGATCTAGTGCATTCTACCATGGTTTTGGAAAAGAAACAAGCATCGATACCATTGGCACAACAGAcaataaaaatatctttttCTCTAATCCAAAATTTAAGTAGATAATATAATTTGACAGTTGAGGGATAATATTCTTGATGGAATTAGATAGAGAATTTACAGTGAATGAATGAGAATTTTGATAGCAAATCAACATACATCCTCCGCTCTCCTTGTCTCTTATTTACACATCAACCTTCTAACTAATTGTAAGTAGTTGACAACATACCTAAGTAGCTCACTCTTGCTAACTCAGCAACCaactaactattacaatttgttGTAAAcaccaatttttgaaaaaaagggaTAAGACATTAATAAGACATTAATGCTCCCTAAAATGGGATAAGGCATTAATAAACTTCTAAGAAACATCCACATAACATTTCGATGTTGTAAAGCAAAAATATGTTTAGAACCTAATTGGATCACCTTATTCTTTGCATCTAATAGCAAAAAGGGGAAAGGTTGTTCTTTTACAAATTTGCAGGGAGGTATCTAAACTAGTGTGAAATCAAGATGTTCTATTTTTTATGAAGTAAAACTACAAAAAGATGTAAATGTGGAAGCATATAACCCTGAGCTGCCAATTGAGGCCTTTAGCATATCTTATTCTTGCATGTCCATTTCTATTTGGGGCATTGATGCTCCATAATAGCACAAAATGCACCATTAAAACAAAGATTTCCCTCCAACTAAAGAGCTAGTAAATTTATTGTTCACTATTTGAACTACAAATCTAATTGGTAACTGCTAAGAAGAACATCACCTGTTCAGTAGTCATCATTTGGACAACCTCAAATACAGTGATCAAAAGTTGGCTGAAAAATTAAGTAGAGTAGGTTTGGGAATTTCCAATATGGGGGGAAGGCATTGAATTGATATCCCCAAGAGTCTTTTACATCTTGAGAACTATAATTGTGACACTAATACCAACATGCCATTTTCAAGCATGAGGGGAAGAGGATTTTCTAATAGAAACCTTAACAGATAATCAAATTTTGAGTTGCATAGATTTATCTTTAAACAATTTCATGCTGAGTACATTTAGCATTGCTCTAGAGTACTGGCGAGAAGCCATTTTCCAATCTGCACCTGTAGTCATCATTGCCTTGAATTCTGCATAACTGATCTTTCCATCCTATAAAAGTACATAAAATCACCAAAATTATAGAGTTTTATAGGTTGTGATCATTATGTAATGACTAAGAAGTGCAATAATATAACTTGTACAAACACCTATAGGAGATCAAAGATTATCCTAATTGTATTTAACCAATGAATGATTTAGAGCGCCCAAATGACCCATTAGGCTCCAAAAgcattaaaatttaatttgtttgattaatttcacAAGCAACTTCATACAAGGGaagaaaaaactcaaaattttcgtTGAGTATGGTATTCCCATAGAAATTATGGTTgaaaaataacaagaaaaatacgttcaaattttAAAAGTTTAGTGCATGAAGATTAGGAGATTCTAAATAGCTGAgtgatcaaaattgttatacaTAAATTGTTTGTTTAGCCAAATAAGAGGGGAATAAAGCTGTATGGTTGTTTGGATTCAACAATTTCtaattattatatttataaGAGGATCTAGTATAAAGCAGTTATGAATAGTGTTTATGCAAAAATAGTTTGTGAGAAACAACAAATTCACCAATGGTGCAtaaatagacaaaaaaaaaatagaggatTTGCTATATGAACACATCCTTACCTTGTCCAAGTCTGCATCAAATATGATGTCTTGCACAAACTGGTCATTGTTCGGACCAAGATGTTCGTCTGATAAAGAATCTCTCAATTCTTCAAACTCGATGTATCCATTTCCATTCTTGTCAAATTGGTGAAAAGCTTGAAGTAAATGCTCATCACTGCTTAGTCTTTTCAAATGGACTGCTAATGTAACAAATTCATCACAGTTAAGCATCCCATTCCCATCCAAATCAGCCTTCAGAGAAAAATAGGACTTAGTTAGAGAGTCATACTCGTCCTAGTAGAGTAAAAGCAACTTTTAAGTGAATTTGGGACAAAAACAGTTTAGTCACAAAAGCTATTCCAAACAAATGGTATTGGCAAATAAGGAGCGAAGATGTTCAAACATTAGTATCCTCATGTAATCTAACAGTAAGATCTGTTATGAGTTAAGGAACATTTGGGGGCATATTTTTTGATGAAAGtgataatattaataaatttcaatcattataaattataattacaATCAGTTGTGGGGAAAAACTAAATCTACACTCCTTTATCTTGAACCTACACCTTGTACAAGTTGTAATGCTAGCGATATAAGTCAACAAATACTAATAATACAAAAAGTCCAATGTGGTTTTAAAATAGAATAACTAATCCTTACATATGTGTTTGACAAGTATTTAAGTTCACATCTAGTTAAACCAGATGGTCTAgaaatttcatgcaaaatatAAGGAAAGGGATGTTATTAGTTGCATATACCAATAAATTTCCTAAAATACTTTGAGGGATGATAGGTAACAAAAGAATTATTACATTCATTGATGTTTTTTTACTCCTATTAGACACATAACATAGAAACAAGGTACTTATTATACCTACAATTGTTACTTTTGtcaaaataggctttagttgcaCTTTATGCGGGCAATTTTCTATTGAGAACCATTACAATATCAAATCAGATTACTTTGTATGATTTGAAGGTattattctttaatttttcataGTGGATACATTTTGTTTTTAGGAGCTAAAACAAAAACGTCACCAATGAAAATGTGACAGATCTTCAAATGTTGTCTTTGTCCCAAATTTTGTAAGACTAAGTACCCTATAAAACACATTAAGATATAAGaagtcttcctttctttttctaatatattgttttccttttcatttgaCTTAGGATACTCACAGCATCAATTAGTAGCTCAACATCAGGATCAGCAACATCTTGCCCAAACTTATTTAGACCATCTTTGAGTTCTTCGAAACTCAAGCTTCCATTTTGATCAGTGTCCATAGAGTAGAACATTTGTTTAATCCCATGCACTTCATCATCTGGCAAGTAGTCTGCTACTACCTGTTAAATGTATTGCCAAGAGTATAGTAGAAGATAACATGTAAACTATAGATGAGTGCATCTAGGAATGAGGTAGGTTTATATGTTCAATTTTCATAACAGAAAAATGTGCCTAAGAGGATCGCAGGCAAAAATTTATAGGATCCTTAATATACATTCATGATTGTAATCCCTTTATTTTGAAGACAATTGCATCAGTTAATCTTAATATATAAAAAGTTAAGTATGCTTATGCCATATGCATGTGGATAAATATATGGAAAGTTTTTAATATACTAGAGTTAGTATGTGCCAGCTTACTCTGAGAACCCTCTTCTTGAATTTATTCATCAGAGAGAACTGTTTAATCCTTGTTCGAACTCCTTCCCCCAATGGAATATTGGCAACTTGGTTAGCATTCTTTATCCATTCGTTttcttcaaaaagaaaaagtaaaagaaatatgTCAACTACTTGTTAAATCTaactcaaataaaaaaaattcactatGTCCACTTAGAAGATGGTGACTCACATAGTTGGTTAGATCAAGTACAGTACATATTTAGGTTTCTTAATGTATCTGAATAATTAATGTACTTACCAAGTACTTCCTCCACTGTCAGTCTTGTATAAGGATTTGGTTCCAGCATGCCCTTCACAAGATCTTTAGCATTTCGTGAAATTTTAGGCCAAGGATCCCTTCGAAAATCTATCTCACCCCGAACAATTGCATGAGCAATCCCCTCTTCAGATTCTGTGCTAGTTAAAAGCCATGGGAaataaagacaaaaaaattagatttctAGAGAAACATTATATGGGCAAATTACTCTAGGGGGTCTTCATGCTTTTCAAAAGGTTCTATATAGTTCTCAAGACTACAAGTCCTTACTTATTTACATCGATCAATTTGATATGTAGGCAACAATTACAAAATTAATCTTTAGATTTCTTCATAAATGTTTTACGTTTTCTCAATAAAACACATGAAAACTTCAAAGACATGAAGTTACATTTACTGTACAGTTGCTCGTGGAAATGGAAACCAAAGGTAAGGTCATTAACAAATAAGCCAAAATAAAGTAGCCTATTCATCCATTACCTATTTCTAGTTTAGATAGTAATCCCACTATCTTTTAAGAACTAATTGCAATAAAAGATTTCTCAACGTGTGCCTTTATAAAAACCACTTAAAACAGCTTAAAAAATATTTGATCTACTATAtaccaaaaaaatgaaagtcAAATATTAATAATGTTGCTATCCTTCTTACTTGGGGCATAATTTTGCTGCCCTTATAGTTGAAGAGAGTAAAGCATAGTTATTCAATTTCACTAGTTAGGTAAATCATGAGCAGAAAAGATATGTAGTTACCTGCCCAGAAAGGAGGCACTCCACATAACAATATGTAAAGAATTACTCCCGCACTCCAGACATCTACTTCTGATCCATAATTACGTCGAAGGACTTCAGGAGCCATGTAATATGGGCTTCcaacaatttcacaaaaatgCTGGCCTACCATTATACTTGAATGATCATCTTTGAGCGCACATAAATTTAACATATAATATATCTAAATActttgcttttgtgaaaaataGTGTAGCTGAATTGCAATCTGAAAGCATACCAGGCTGAAAGAATATGGAAAGGCCGAAATCTATTGCCTTTAATGGTGAATT contains the following coding sequences:
- the LOC113755748 gene encoding calcium-dependent protein kinase 24-like, coding for MGGCMSIPTNTSFLKRTKNQKQVHGSCDQGHSVNGGNAAGLPLSQRISRPVTVLKDPDGHEIYQRYKFGKELGRGEFGVTYQCIDKETGENVACKKISKSKLRTEIDVEDVRREVEIMRHLPKNPNIVSYIAAYEDKEAIYLVMELCEGGELFDRIVARGHYTERAAALVTKSILEVVKLCHKHGVIHRDLKPENFLFANTSENSPLKAIDFGLSIFFQPGQHFCEIVGSPYYMAPEVLRRNYGSEVDVWSAGVILYILLCGVPPFWAESEEGIAHAIVRGEIDFRRDPWPKISRNAKDLVKGMLEPNPYTRLTVEEVLENEWIKNANQVANIPLGEGVRTRIKQFSLMNKFKKRVLRVVADYLPDDEVHGIKQMFYSMDTDQNGSLSFEELKDGLNKFGQDVADPDVELLIDAADLDGNGMLNCDEFVTLAVHLKRLSSDEHLLQAFHQFDKNGNGYIEFEELRDSLSDEHLGPNNDQFVQDIIFDADLDKDGKISYAEFKAMMTTGADWKMASRQYSRAMLNVLSMKLFKDKSMQLKI